Part of the Paenibacillus guangzhouensis genome is shown below.
GGATCCCTGGACCGTAGAATACACGGACCTTATCGCCGCCACGGAAGAACGGGAACATATACATATTGCCGTCATCCGTTGTCACTTGCTTCTTCCAATCCGGATGTTCGTCGAGTAGTTTCTTCAGATTCGGCGCGTATTGATCAATCAGATCGTTCAGTTTAATGATTTTGTTATCTTGAATCGCCTTCTCAGGTCCCCCTGGATACCCAATCCACGAATATTCGATGACATCCGGCAGCTTCTCCGAGACCATCATGAGATTGAACTGTTCTTTGGCCTGTGCGGCATCCGTAGGCGGATGCTCGAACGCAACCTTTACACCTGTAATTTTCTCTAGTTCCTTATACATACCCATTTCAGCGTATGTTTTCATTTGTGCGGCAGCTGCAGAGTGCATGCTAACCCAGTACGACAAGTTCGTCAGTTTCGCGCCTTCAGCCGGTTTCCCGTCGGAAGTTGTACCCTCTTGCTTCTGGTCGCTGCCTGGCGTGCTGCAAGCCGCGATCGATAATGCGAGCAGTGATGTTAACAGGATAACCCCAAATTTCTTTACCTTCCCTTTCATGAAAGCGCCTCCTTTTTATTGGTTACTGCTGTTGCTGCGCACGAGTCGAATCGCACGAAGCTTAACGGCATCCGCATGCCAAATTTCGGTGAACCGTGGTGCAGGGTCCTTCAACTTGGATGATTGAATGGTTAGCTTGTAAGTCCCTGCTTCTTCCCATGTTATCTCGCCTAGCTTAGATAAAATCGGTATATAAGGATGCTGGCACGCAGGGGAGTTTGTATCTATGTCATCCTCCATTGGTGCACAGACGATCCGAGTCCCAGACGTATTTATTTCAATCTCTTCAGGGTATAACCCTTCCCACGCCACATCATGTCGCTTATAACTGACGAGCATCAACTCGTAGGTTCCTGGCTGTACAAGCGTAAACTCCCATTGTGCATTTCTGATGATACCAGCTCCGCTGTCGCTTTCCGCGACATACACGTCTGTCACCGCTGCATGCGGCACATCCAGTTGAAAGTCACCAGAAGATTGCTGCGTTAGCCTGCGGTCGAAGTCGTTCTCGCCAATCAGCTCTAGGACGACGACCGACACGTACGCATCTGACGGTTGAGGCGGAAGCTCGACGACGGACGTATATAGGTCCAATCCTTCATCATAGGTCTGCACAACGGTTAATGCCTGTTGCGACGGGTCAGCAAGCATATAGGCTCGCGCAATTCGATTGCGTATCCCGTGAATGCGAACCTCATGCATCGACCAATTATCGTTATGCATATGAAGATAGATACGTCCAGACTTCGTCGTTATCGCTCCCCAGCTCACCTCGCAAGGGAACGGGCTCCCTGATGTGCCATAGATGGCTTCGGCATTGCGCTGGGTCCATTCACCAACTTCGCGCAGCCGCGCTACGGATAATTCTGGAATGGTTCCTTCCGGTGAAGGACCGACATTCAGGAGCAGATTGCCCCCTTTGCCAATAACATTGACGAGCTTATGGAGGAGAGAATTCGTCGATTTCCACGTTTGATCCTTGGTCGTATACCCCCAGGATTGATTGAGCGTCATCGGCGTCTCCCAAGGCCTCGTATCTTCCCCGCTCATCCCGATCTCGTTATCGCCCTTCGACACATAATCGCCCATCCCCATGATATGGGACACCCGGGAATTGATCAGGCAGTCCGGTTGAAGACTTCGCACATGCTCCACGATATCCCTGCTATCCGCTTCGGACAATCCTCCAGCCGTATCGAACCAGACAAGGCCGATCCTTCCGTATTCGGTCAGCAGTTCCGTCAGCTGCGGCTTCACTTTGCCCTGCCAATACGTCTGGAAAACCTTCTCATCCAGTCGGTAATCCCACGTATTATTGTGTTCCTTGTGCAGCGCATCCGGATGATGCCAATCGATGACATGCGAGTAATAGAAGCATAAGGCGATCCCCACCTCCGCGCAGGCCTCAGCCAGCTCCTTCATCGGATCGCGCCCGAACGGGGTGGCGTCGACGATATTGTAAGGGTCCGATCGAGAATGGAACATGGCAAACCCGTCATGATGCTTAGCCGTAATGACGATATACCGCATGCCTGCATCTTTGGCGATGTTCACCCATTCGCTGGCATCGAACTTCGTCGGATTGAACTGCTTGGCCCATTGCTCGTACGCCTCTACCGGGGTTCGCTCTGCATACATCACCCATTCGCCTTTGGCTGGAATCGCATATAATCCCCAATGGATAAACATCCCGAATCTTGCCTCTGTCCACCATTTCGTTCTTAGATCCTGATCAACTGCCTTGATGCTGCTCACTTCCCATTTCACCTCTTTCGGCGCTCCTCAGTTACCAATAGAGCTTCCAATCCCTCGTTACGCGAACCAATGCCTCATAGAAATAATAATCGCCCCATATGCAGCATTCGTCGATCCCTGTTCCGTTCGGCTTGCCATACACCGCGTGCAGCAATATGCCATTCGATTCCGGTACATCCCGCGCCATGTAATGCAAGATCAGCGAATCTAAGATCGACAAAGCCGCATTCTCATATCTCCGTCTCGTCGGGTCGGTTAACGGAAGATGCTTGGCTGTCTCCAGCAGTCCGCATACCGCGATAGCAGCTGCCGAGCTATCCCTCTCCTCCGGACCATCAGTGAAGATCAGGTCCCAATAACATACAAGATCCTCGGGCAGGCGGTCCAGAAAATAATTCGCAAGCTTCGTGGTCAGTTCGATCAGTTCACCATCCCCTGTATATCGGTAGGACAGCGGAAATCCGTAGATGCCCCACGCCTGACCTCTTGACCAGCAGGAATCATCCGCATAACCTTGCGCCGTACGACCATACTTCGGCTCGCCTGTCTCTGTATCCATGTAGAAGGTATGGAAGCTGGATGCATCCTCGCGAATTAAGTACTTCGCAGACTGCCTTACATGGGATGCTGCGGCATCGTAATACTTCTGATCCCCGGTGACCTCGCTGGCCCAGTATAAGAGTGGTAAATTCATCAGGCAATCAATAATCATTCGTCCTTGCTGCTTCGGGTCTTTCAGATTGCCCCAGGCCTGGATAATGCCGGCCTTCTCTAAATACCTTTCATAGAGGAGATCCGCTGCTTCAAGCGCTAGCTGCTTGGCATCCTCGTTCCCCGTCAGCTTGTAAGCCGATACGCAGGACAACGTATATAAGAAACCAAGATCATGCGTCTCTGTATACCGCTTCTCATCCACCCGTTGGCGATAACTCGGAAGCTGATTCTCCGCAGCGAGGCGATACTTCTCATCGCCTGTCACTTCGAACGCAAGCCACAGCATACCCGTCCAGAACCCCGGCGTCCATGCCACGTTGCCCACCTGCTCATAGACTTGATTCGTACTGCATTCCGCAGGGAATGTATTGACGAATGTCTCCAGGTTACGATCGATTTGCTGGCGTATAAATGCCATCGCCTCGTCGCAGCGTTCTCTTGTCAGTCTCTTCGTTGCCGTAAATTGCTCAATCATTGACACCCCTCCCACGTTGTCGTGATTCGTATCTGGGTCCATTGTAAGCAACAGTGTTTCTTCCCACAATTTCCAATTTTTTAAGTGTACTGCTCTTTTTATTCAGGTGAAAAAAAGTATGTGGGCATGAAAAATCGTTCCTCCCCCAAGGCATGTCAAAAAGAGCGGCTGATTCGATTGCCCCCGCCCGACTTTATTCCCATTTGCTTCGTTTCTGTATTATGATGGATTGATGATGACCTAACTTGTCCAATTCCGAAAGGAACTGAATCTACATTAATATGAGGTGGTTACGAATGGAGATGACGCCCCCCTGCCTGATCGCAATACATCACATCGACGACATGGACGAGGAAGTATTCCATCATTGCCTTTCATGGTTACCGGAGGATTTCCGACATCCGATCATGCGGCTGAGAAGAAAGGAAGACCGTGACCGTTCTCTGCTCGGCGCACTACTAATTCGATATGCGCTAAGCAGAGCATGCTCCCTCCCTTGGAAGGACATTCAGATCCAAAAAAATGAATACGGCAAGCCCTTCTTATCCGCTTCCTCTACCATTCATTTTAATCTATCCCATTCCGGTCATTGGATTGTCTTGATGCTCAGCGAACACTCTGTCGGCGTCGATGTGGAGCAAATAAAAAGCATGGACTTCACCGGATTGGATCTATTCTTCGCAAGCCGTGAATGGGACCGGCTGTCCTCCTATGAAGGGCAGCAGAAATTAGAATACTTCTACGACTTGTGGACGCTAAAAGAAAGCTACATGAAGGCGCTGGGGGTCGGTATGTCCTTGCCGCCCAATTCCTACTGGATCGAAGAAGATCCGTGCATTACCGTCCATGCGCCTGAACACCAGCAGAATTGGCATTTCCAACAATATGCGTTATCCCCGGATTACAAGCTCTCTGCATGCAGCGCTAGTCCGACGTTCCCTGCAGATATTTGCCGTCTAGCATCTGAGCATTTTGTGAATCTGGTGTCACAACACGTCTCCGACATAAAAAAAGGCATAACTGCACCCATTCGTGGGTAATCCAGCTATGCCTTTGATTTGGGTTTATGATTGCGCCTCAGGCGAATGATTGATTCTCTGCTTCAGCGTCTCGGTCAAGGTAGACAATGTGTTCGCTGCCTCCAAGGTCTGACCCATCGATTCGAAATGTTCTGCCGAAGCCATGCGAATATTGTCCATCTCCGATTTAGCTTTCTCGAAAATTTGCTCCGTCTGACTCAGCGATCCTGTCACTTCATCCGTATGTGCCGAAATTTCCTCCACGGCCGCGGATACTTCTTGAATTTGCGTACTCACGTCTTCAATCGAGGATTGAATGTGAATAAAGGTCGTGCCGGCTTGATTCAATGAATCGATTCCTCGCTTCATATCCTCTGCGACATGGACCGAGGAAGTCACAGCTTCGCTTGCTTCCTGTTGGATCATGCCGTTGATCAAGCTGACCTGCTTGGCCGATTCCGTTGACTGCTCAGCAAGCTTACGAACCTCACTCGCAATGACGGAGAACCCGCTGCCGTATTCACCTGCTCTTGCCGCCTCAATCGCAGCATTCAATGCTAGCAGATGCGTCTGATTGGACAATTCCGTAATGACCGAGACGAATGTCTCCACTTCTTTAGATCGTGCGCCTAGACGGTTCACTTGCTCCAGCAGATTCTCAAGCGCTTCGTCCGTCTTGCTCATTTGCTCCATCGCTTCTCGGATCGATTCTCCGCCCCTAGCCGCCTTCACTGAAGTTTCGCCTGAGGTGCTCGCCACTTCATCGGAGCTGCTCGCAATTTGCTGGATCGCGGTTGAGATCTCCGACATCGTCCTTACGGTGGTCTGGAGAACTTCCATTTGTCTGCTTGATTCCTCGCTCACGTTACGAGTCGACTCACTAATGAGATCGGCCACGAAGTGCCCGACTTCGGAAGTCGATTTCACCATATCGACAGCCGTGTTAACATCATTCACGAAATGTTCCGTTTTACCCGCTACGTCTTGGAGCCGTTCAGCGATTCGGCGGAAATCTTGAGCCGCTTCCTGTACGACTGATGAGCTCAGGTTCAATTCGTTATGCGACAAATCGCCTTTCGAAATGCGCTTGATTTCTCCTGTGAGAAGCGTCAGATCGCGCTCAACATGACGATTAAGACGCTTGACTACCATAATTGTCGCACCAAAGCTTAAAATGACTAGAACAATTAAACCAATTATGAACGATGTCCAACCCCGCCCGGGGATGAAAAATAGAAACGAGAGAATAGCAGTCAGAATCGGGATCGGCAATGCCGAGATCATCAGCTGCTTGTCTTGTTTGAAATGTAACATCATACACCACCTAAATATCTTTTATTCAAACTAAAATAGCTGGCTAGCTGTAAATCTTTAAAAAAAGCCTGGAGACCAGGCTTTTTTGATTTTGCTGTTTAGTTGTTCAAGTAAGCTTCTGCTTCATCTAGTTTTTCAAACGAAACAACAATATCGCCAAACATGCGTTTCATTTGCATTTTCGATACGGCAGAACCTGTGTAATAAGCCCACTTCGTCAAACCTTTTTGAACGGAGAGTTCTCCAAGCGGCGCCAAAGCCAAAGCGACATCCTGGGTGAACAGTTTACCTTCGCTCAAATCCGTCAAACCTGTGAAGCCAGGTTTTACTTGATCCATCACTTTGCTGTATTCCTGCTTGTACGTCTCTACCTCATCCATCGTGATGCTCTGAACGCGGACAGTAACGCGATTTTTGGCTTGGTCGTAAGAAATTTGGAACATGTCTATTTCCTCCTAAAATGGTTAAATTATCTTATACATTAATTCTATCAAAATATACAAGATGGGAAAAGAGAAATTTGTCGATTCGTGCGATTTGTTGTCAAATAAAGTCGATTCTATGACGATTTCCCTATTATTTCTGTGATAAAAAGCCTACTTCTTTGCAATATCCGATCATTGCATGAACCCGTTCGTCATCCATCTTTTCCCACTCAAAACCGAGCATTCGGAGTACCAATACGCTCTTCTTGACTGTAATCTCGAACATCGTCGCATCATGGTGCTGTTCCAGCCATCCGTAGTGGAGGATAATCTTCTCAATCTCTTCCCTGCAGTCATCCGCCTCATATTTCGCTATCATATAATCGATGAATTGCTCGAACGTACCCGATTTGACATCCCACTCTAACCGACCGTCGGCGAGTAAATGGCTCATACTCTCGCGATGCGGGTTGAACAAATGGAAAACTTCATTTTGAATGGCTTCCGGCTGCATCAACAGCACGACCGCACGGCTGACCGCGT
Proteins encoded:
- a CDS encoding alpha-L-fucosidase, whose translation is MKWEVSSIKAVDQDLRTKWWTEARFGMFIHWGLYAIPAKGEWVMYAERTPVEAYEQWAKQFNPTKFDASEWVNIAKDAGMRYIVITAKHHDGFAMFHSRSDPYNIVDATPFGRDPMKELAEACAEVGIALCFYYSHVIDWHHPDALHKEHNNTWDYRLDEKVFQTYWQGKVKPQLTELLTEYGRIGLVWFDTAGGLSEADSRDIVEHVRSLQPDCLINSRVSHIMGMGDYVSKGDNEIGMSGEDTRPWETPMTLNQSWGYTTKDQTWKSTNSLLHKLVNVIGKGGNLLLNVGPSPEGTIPELSVARLREVGEWTQRNAEAIYGTSGSPFPCEVSWGAITTKSGRIYLHMHNDNWSMHEVRIHGIRNRIARAYMLADPSQQALTVVQTYDEGLDLYTSVVELPPQPSDAYVSVVVLELIGENDFDRRLTQQSSGDFQLDVPHAAVTDVYVAESDSGAGIIRNAQWEFTLVQPGTYELMLVSYKRHDVAWEGLYPEEIEINTSGTRIVCAPMEDDIDTNSPACQHPYIPILSKLGEITWEEAGTYKLTIQSSKLKDPAPRFTEIWHADAVKLRAIRLVRSNSSNQ
- a CDS encoding glycoside hydrolase family 88 protein, with translation MIEQFTATKRLTRERCDEAMAFIRQQIDRNLETFVNTFPAECSTNQVYEQVGNVAWTPGFWTGMLWLAFEVTGDEKYRLAAENQLPSYRQRVDEKRYTETHDLGFLYTLSCVSAYKLTGNEDAKQLALEAADLLYERYLEKAGIIQAWGNLKDPKQQGRMIIDCLMNLPLLYWASEVTGDQKYYDAAASHVRQSAKYLIREDASSFHTFYMDTETGEPKYGRTAQGYADDSCWSRGQAWGIYGFPLSYRYTGDGELIELTTKLANYFLDRLPEDLVCYWDLIFTDGPEERDSSAAAIAVCGLLETAKHLPLTDPTRRRYENAALSILDSLILHYMARDVPESNGILLHAVYGKPNGTGIDECCIWGDYYFYEALVRVTRDWKLYW
- a CDS encoding 4'-phosphopantetheinyl transferase family protein; protein product: MEMTPPCLIAIHHIDDMDEEVFHHCLSWLPEDFRHPIMRLRRKEDRDRSLLGALLIRYALSRACSLPWKDIQIQKNEYGKPFLSASSTIHFNLSHSGHWIVLMLSEHSVGVDVEQIKSMDFTGLDLFFASREWDRLSSYEGQQKLEYFYDLWTLKESYMKALGVGMSLPPNSYWIEEDPCITVHAPEHQQNWHFQQYALSPDYKLSACSASPTFPADICRLASEHFVNLVSQHVSDIKKGITAPIRG
- a CDS encoding methyl-accepting chemotaxis protein, with the protein product MMLHFKQDKQLMISALPIPILTAILSFLFFIPGRGWTSFIIGLIVLVILSFGATIMVVKRLNRHVERDLTLLTGEIKRISKGDLSHNELNLSSSVVQEAAQDFRRIAERLQDVAGKTEHFVNDVNTAVDMVKSTSEVGHFVADLISESTRNVSEESSRQMEVLQTTVRTMSEISTAIQQIASSSDEVASTSGETSVKAARGGESIREAMEQMSKTDEALENLLEQVNRLGARSKEVETFVSVITELSNQTHLLALNAAIEAARAGEYGSGFSVIASEVRKLAEQSTESAKQVSLINGMIQQEASEAVTSSVHVAEDMKRGIDSLNQAGTTFIHIQSSIEDVSTQIQEVSAAVEEISAHTDEVTGSLSQTEQIFEKAKSEMDNIRMASAEHFESMGQTLEAANTLSTLTETLKQRINHSPEAQS